In one window of Ruminococcus albus AD2013 DNA:
- a CDS encoding GNAT family N-acetyltransferase, with amino-acid sequence MNIRLINIKRDKSDLEKIERLYNTAFPSDERAPFRILVRGAKKPNVNFFSCRDGDKWIGFLYTVNYLDISYVFYFAVDDDQRGKGYGTAILKAARKKYGGRRLFLAIEEVEKKYENYQQRVNRLRFYERAGFVRTGQKMQEANVIYDLMGIGGRVSNEEYRKLMISFGGLRMLLFTFKILDD; translated from the coding sequence ATGAATATCAGACTGATAAACATAAAACGCGACAAATCCGATCTTGAAAAAATCGAGCGTCTTTATAATACAGCTTTTCCCTCAGATGAACGCGCACCTTTCAGGATACTTGTAAGGGGCGCTAAAAAACCGAATGTTAATTTTTTCAGCTGTCGTGACGGCGATAAATGGATAGGTTTTCTGTATACTGTGAATTATCTCGACATCAGTTATGTATTCTATTTTGCCGTTGATGATGATCAGCGCGGGAAAGGATACGGCACAGCGATACTAAAAGCGGCTCGTAAAAAATACGGCGGAAGACGGCTGTTTCTTGCTATTGAGGAAGTCGAAAAGAAGTATGAAAACTATCAGCAGCGTGTGAACAGGCTTCGATTTTACGAACGCGCGGGTTTTGTGAGAACAGGTCAGAAAATGCAGGAAGCAAATGTCATCTACGACCTTATGGGCATCGGCGGCAGAGTTTCCAATGAAGAATATCGCAAATTGATGATAT
- a CDS encoding RNA polymerase sigma factor, whose translation MDEYKNDYQIVEMFLSRDRSAIECTEKHYGKRLMGLAKRFLSDIRDAEECVNDTYLKAWNSIPPQKPDDLFSYLARLCRCTAYNIIEKQQTAKRSAQLVELTHEMEECIPDPSKSSSTDDKFISALLNEFLDTLPRDKCDIFVKRYWFGESVEQIASETGFTTSKIKTTLHRTRAKLRKFLEKKGVQP comes from the coding sequence ATGGACGAATATAAAAATGATTATCAGATCGTAGAAATGTTTCTATCAAGAGATAGATCAGCAATCGAATGTACAGAGAAACACTACGGCAAAAGGCTTATGGGACTTGCAAAGAGATTTTTAAGCGATATACGTGACGCTGAGGAATGTGTTAATGATACATATTTAAAAGCATGGAATTCTATTCCGCCGCAAAAGCCCGATGATCTATTTTCTTACCTTGCCAGGCTATGCCGATGCACAGCATACAACATTATTGAGAAACAGCAGACGGCAAAACGCTCGGCACAACTTGTTGAACTCACCCATGAAATGGAAGAGTGCATACCCGATCCAAGCAAAAGTTCTTCAACCGATGACAAATTTATTTCAGCGTTGCTGAACGAGTTTCTGGACACACTGCCTCGGGATAAATGCGATATATTTGTCAAGAGGTACTGGTTCGGAGAAAGTGTGGAGCAGATAGCAAGCGAAACAGGCTTCACAACAAGCAAGATCAAAACTACTCTTCACAGAACAAGAGCAAAGCTCAGGAAATTTTTAGAGAAGAAAGGAGTACAGCCATGA